In Carboxydocella sporoproducens DSM 16521, the genomic stretch CTGACCTATAGCCTGATAGCCCCGCAGGACCATCCGGCGGTTAGCGGTTCAGTGCTGGAATCATATTTAAAGATTTCCCGGGGTCTGCTGACAGGTTTAAAAAATCTGGGGATCGATGCATGTCTGGCAGAAGGTAAAAGCGGAACAGAACCGGCTTCTTCAGCCTGTTTTGATGCTCCTTCCCGGTATGAACTGACGGTAGAGGGCAAAAAATTAGTGGGCAGTGCCCAGACCCGCAAACAGGGAGTGGTTTTGCAGCACGGTTCCATCCTGGTGCGGCTGGAGACGGAGAAACTTTTCGCCTGTCTCCGCTTTCCCAGCGAAGAAATGCGGAGGCGGCTGCTCAGTAATTTTCACCAGCGGGCTATCACTATTGGTGCGATTCTGGGACGGGAACCGGAATATGAGGAACTGGTAACTGCCTTTACAGCTGGCTTTAGCCAGGGCCTGGGTATAGAACTGCAAACGGGTTTGCTTACAGAGCAGGAAAAGGCACAGGCAGCAATGCTGGTAGCGGAAAAATACAGCCAGGAAAGCTGGAACAATTTACGATAACTAATTTTTATTTTTATCATAAGTAATAATTGGGTATAATATGAGCGGGGAGAAGGGGGCTGGGTCCCTCCACGGACTGCAAATCCGCTCGGCCTGGACGTAACCCGTCCGGGGGTTGGTTCGATTCCAACTCTCCCCTCCATACCGGTACTGTTACCGGTATTTTTTTTAACTTGATTATAACAAAAAGTTATTAGCCAGATAATAATAAGTTATTGTATAATTTAACAGAGTATTGTTGATAAGGGGATGGAATAATGGGGAAAACTGGAGTGTTTGTCTGCTGGTGTGGGTCCAATATCGGTGGTGTTGTGAATGTACCGCAAGTGGTGGAAGCTGTACGTTCATTGCCAGGAGTAGTGCTGGCAACAGATCACAAGTATACTTGCTCTGAACCAGGGCAACAGATGATCATTTCGGCTATCCAGGAGCATGGTTTGGAACGGGTGGTAGTTGCTTCCTGCTCTCCACGCATGCACGAGCTTACCTTCCGTAAAACCCTGAAGCGAGCTGGTTTGAATCCATATATGCTGGAAATGGCTAATTTGCGCGAACATTGTTCCTGGATTCATTCTCATCTACCCCAGCTGGCCACAGAAAAGGCTATTGCCCTGGTCAAAAAAGCCATTGCCAAAGTTAGTCGGGCCAAACCGTTGTTTGAAGATTTTTTGCCTATAAATAAAAGAGCACTGGTGATAGGGGGCGGAATAGCCGGGTTGCAAGCTGCTCTGGATATTGCTGAACATGGCTATGAAGTGGTACTGGTAGAAAAAGAGCCAACCATTGGTGGTAAAATGGCAGCTCTGGATAAAACTTTTCCTACCCTGGACTGTTCAGCCTGTATATGTACACCAAAAAT encodes the following:
- a CDS encoding lipoate--protein ligase family protein, with product MDPYWNMAVDEAILEAVAAGQVPPTLRFYAWQPPGLSLGYFQRLQQEVDLVACQRLGVKVVRRLTGGRAVLHEHELTYSLIAPQDHPAVSGSVLESYLKISRGLLTGLKNLGIDACLAEGKSGTEPASSACFDAPSRYELTVEGKKLVGSAQTRKQGVVLQHGSILVRLETEKLFACLRFPSEEMRRRLLSNFHQRAITIGAILGREPEYEELVTAFTAGFSQGLGIELQTGLLTEQEKAQAAMLVAEKYSQESWNNLR